The Nitrospiraceae bacterium region CGCCGTCTTTACGATTCCTGACACACATCCGTTGATCTCGCCGATTCTGTTTACGATTCCGTTGCAGTTGCTCGCGTATCACATCGCCGTGTTGCGTGGGGCGGATGTGGATCAGCCCCGGAATCTTGCAAAGAGTGTGACGGTTGAATGAAGAGCAGGGAAGCCATCAGCTGTCAGCTTTCAGTTTGATGAGCGACTAGTTCTGAAACTGAGAGCTGAAAGCTGATCGCCGAAAGCTAACCATGGAAATTACCAAGCAGGAAGTCGAGAATGTCGGGAAGCTGGCTCGGTTGGAGTTGACCGAAGTCGAGAAGACTGCGTTTGCGAAACAGCTAAGTCAGATTCTCACATACGTGGAGACGCTGAAACAGTATGACACGACCGGGGTGGAACCTACGGCGACGGTGCTGGGTCAGGTCAACGTCTCTCGCCCAGATGAGGTTCGACCTTCTCTCTCGGTCGAAAAGGCGGTGGCGAACGCTCCTGAAACGTCAGAGGGATTCTTCATCGTCCCGAAGATTATTGAAGAACGATAGCGGACTGATACGAGGTAGCGATGTTTAGGCAGATGTTACGGTCGAAAATCCATCGTGCTACGGTGACCGAGGCCTGTCTCGACTATGAAGGCAGCCTCACGATCGACGAGGGCCTGATGGAAGCGGCGGGCATCCTTCCCTACGAGGCGATTGTCTGTTCGAACCTGAATAACGGAGAGCGGTTCATGACCTACGCGATGGCCGGCAAGCGGGGTAGCGGTGAAATCGTCCTCAACGGGCCGACTGCGCGCAAGGGAGCGGTCGGAGACCAGATCATCATTTTTTGTTACGAGTACTATGGAGAGGAAGAAATTAAACGGCACGCGCCAAAGATCATCCAAGTCAACGATAAAAACCGAATCATCTCGTAGAAAACGAAACGCTGATGTCGATTCATAAGCTCACCCTTTCCGAGCTCCAGAAGAAATTTATAGCCGGCGAAATTACGACCAGCGAGATCGTGCGTGCCTATTTTCTTCGCATCGGTCAAACTGAGCACAAGGTAAAGGCCTATGTGTCCCAGACCAAGGAAACTGCGGTGATACAGGCGCGTGCGCTGGACGAGGCGCTGAAGGGATGGCGCAAGACGTTACCCATGATGGGAATGCCTCTGGCGATCAAGGACAATATCTGCACCGAAGGGGTGCCTACGACCTGTGCCTCTCGCATGCTCGGCAACTTTGTCCCTCCCTACGATGCGACGGTGATCAAAAAGCTGCATGATCAGGGTTATATCCTGCTCGGCAAGACAAATCTCGACGAATTTGCGATGGGCTCATCCACCGAGAACTCGGCGTTTGGTTCCAGCCGGAATCCGTGGAATCTTCACTATGTGCCGGGAGGATCAAGTGGCGGGTCAGCGGCTGCCGTCGCGGCCGATGAATGCGCTGCCGCCTTGGGTTCTGATACCGGCGGGTCAATTCGTCAGCCAGCCGCGTTTTGCGGAGTCGTCGGACTCAAACCGACGTACGGGCGGGTGTCTCGTTACGGTTTAGTGGCCTTCGCCTCGTCGCTTGATCAGATCGGTCCCATCACGAAGGATGTCACAGACGCCGCGCTGTTGTTGGGGGTGATTGCGGGCCATGATCCGCTCGACTCAACCTCAGCAGATGTTCCCGTGCCGGACTATCTCAAAGCGCTCAAAAAAAATGATCTGAGAAAACTCAAGGTTGGCGTGCCGGTCGAATTCTTTACGGAAGGGCTCGACCCGGAAGTTGAGCAATCCGTCCGTGCTGCGATCGAGGAACTAAAGAATCTTGGTGGCGAGGTTGTAGAGATCCGCTTACCGAGAACCGACGCGGCCGTTGCGACCTACTATGTGATTGCGACCGCAGAGGCCAGTTCCAACCTCGCGCGATTTGAGGGTGTGAGGTTCGGCCTGCGTGCCAAAGAGACCAAGGATCTGCTCGACCTCTACATGAAAACCAGGCAGGAAGGCTTTGGGCCTGAGGTGAAACGCCGAATCATGCTGGGCACCTATGCGCTCAGCGCCGGCTATTATGACGCCTATTACGGTAAAGCGCAGGCTGTCCGCACGTTGATCAGGCAGGATTTTGACGCCGCCTTCAAGGAAGTGGACGTGATCGCCACGCCTGTCACTCCCACACCAGCGTTCAAGCTGGGAGAAAAAATCGAAGATCCGTTGCAGATGTACTTGTCCGACATCTACACAATCTCAGTCAACCTTGCCGGATTGCCGGCGATCTCGGTGCCCTGCGGATTCAGCCAAGCGGGGTTACCGATTGGCCTGCAGCTGATCGGACGCGCTTTCGAAGAAGACACGATCCTTCGCGCAGCGCATGCCTATGAGCAGAGCACGCAGTGGCATTTGAAGAAACCGGTGGTACGATAGGGCACCAAGGGTGAGAAGGAAACGATAGCTGGAGGAGTCTCATGACAATGGTTGAAATGGCAGCTGGTCTCGTAGCAGTTGGTTTCGCGGTACTCGTGGGCTATCTTGTGCCGGTGCTGGTTCAGATGCGCAAGACGGTTGTGGAGTCACAACAGTTGCTCGCCAAGATGAGCACGGATCTCCCACCGCTTATCACAGAGTTGCGTGCGATGAGCCAGAATGTGAACGATATGGCGGAGCAGGCACGGAGTGGCGTGGAACATGCCGCGGTATTGCTTCACGCAATGGGAGAAGTGGGAGAATCCGTCCAGCAGGTCCATAACGTCGTACGAGGGTCGGGAGGCACAATGTTAATGAATGTGGCAAGCGTGGTGGCCGGATTCAAAGCGGCAACCAGAGTCATGAAGGATCGATTGGGGAAGGAAGGAGGGTCTCACAATGGCGGATGATCGTGGGTCTTCGGCGGCAGGAGTCCTGTTGGCCTTCATCAGCGGTACTGCTCTCGGTGCGATTGCGGCTCTGTTGCTGGCCCCGCAGTCTGGACGGGAGTCGCGCGAACAGCTGCGTGGCTATGCGCGCCGTGCCGAAGATAACCTGCGCGAGTTGGCAGGTCGTGCCGGCGAGGTGATTGAAGAAGCTGTCGGCGAAGGACGTGAATACGTCGAGTCCAAGAAGTCCGTGCTGCGGGAAGCGTTCGAAGCGGGTCGTGAGGCGATGCGCCGGGAACGTGATCGCATGTCGGGCGATCAAGGCTAAGCATGATCTATGAGGTGGTGATCGGCGTCGAGGTCCATGCACAGCTGCGGACCAAGTCCAAGATGTTCTGCGGCTGCGGCACGATGTTCGGTCTCACGGCGAATAGTCAGACTTGCCCTGTATGTCTCGGTCTGCCAGGAACCCTGCCGGTTATCAATCAGGCGGCGGTCGAAATGGCGGTCCGTACAGGGCTGGCCCTCAACTGTGCGATCGGCGCTCATAATCGCTTTGCCCGAAAAAACTACTTCTATCCGGACTTGCCCAAGGGGTATCAGATCTCTCAGTACGAAGCACCGATTTGTGAGCACGGCTGGATCGAGTTCATAACTGGCGACAGTAAGAAAAGAATTCGCATCCGCCGGGCGCATCTTGAGGAGGACGCCGGGAAGAGCGTGCACCAGACAGGTACAAACAGCAGCCGTGTGGATTTAAATCGCGCAGGCACACCCTTGCTCGAAATTGTGACTGAGCCGGACATGCGGTCGGCCGATGAAGTGGTGGCGTATTTGAAAAGCCTTCGCGAGACCCTCATATATCAGGATGTGTGCGATGGCGACATGGAAAAGGGTAATTTCCGCTGTGAGCCGAACCTGTCTCTTCGGCCGCTTGGTCAAAAAGAATTTGGCACGAAAGTGGAATTGAAAAACATCAACTCCTTCAAATTCGTGAAGGATGCAATCGAATACGAAATCAAACGCCAGACAAAGGTTCTAAACGAGGGCGGCAAGATTCAACAAGAGACACGCCTCTGGAACATCGATCGAGAGGAAACAGCGGTGATGCGTTCAAAGGAAGAAGCACACGATTATCGCTATTTTCCTGATCCTGACTTGGTGCCGCTGAAGATTTCTGATGGATGGATCGAGGAACTGAGCAAGACTGTTTCAGAGCTACCAGCCGCCAAGCACAAACGCCTGAAAGACCGGTACGGCCTTTCCGACTATCTCGCCAGTGTACTGACGGCTGACAAGGATACTGCTGAATATTTTGAGGCTGCAACCGCAAGTGCTGTAAAGGAGGGAGGGTTTTCCGATACTGAGATCGGTGCTGAGACTGCGAACTGGATCATAGGAG contains the following coding sequences:
- a CDS encoding YtxH domain-containing protein, producing MADDRGSSAAGVLLAFISGTALGAIAALLLAPQSGRESREQLRGYARRAEDNLRELAGRAGEVIEEAVGEGREYVESKKSVLREAFEAGREAMRRERDRMSGDQG
- the gatA gene encoding Asp-tRNA(Asn)/Glu-tRNA(Gln) amidotransferase subunit GatA produces the protein MSIHKLTLSELQKKFIAGEITTSEIVRAYFLRIGQTEHKVKAYVSQTKETAVIQARALDEALKGWRKTLPMMGMPLAIKDNICTEGVPTTCASRMLGNFVPPYDATVIKKLHDQGYILLGKTNLDEFAMGSSTENSAFGSSRNPWNLHYVPGGSSGGSAAAVAADECAAALGSDTGGSIRQPAAFCGVVGLKPTYGRVSRYGLVAFASSLDQIGPITKDVTDAALLLGVIAGHDPLDSTSADVPVPDYLKALKKNDLRKLKVGVPVEFFTEGLDPEVEQSVRAAIEELKNLGGEVVEIRLPRTDAAVATYYVIATAEASSNLARFEGVRFGLRAKETKDLLDLYMKTRQEGFGPEVKRRIMLGTYALSAGYYDAYYGKAQAVRTLIRQDFDAAFKEVDVIATPVTPTPAFKLGEKIEDPLQMYLSDIYTISVNLAGLPAISVPCGFSQAGLPIGLQLIGRAFEEDTILRAAHAYEQSTQWHLKKPVVR
- the panD gene encoding aspartate 1-decarboxylase — translated: MFRQMLRSKIHRATVTEACLDYEGSLTIDEGLMEAAGILPYEAIVCSNLNNGERFMTYAMAGKRGSGEIVLNGPTARKGAVGDQIIIFCYEYYGEEEIKRHAPKIIQVNDKNRIIS
- the gatC gene encoding Asp-tRNA(Asn)/Glu-tRNA(Gln) amidotransferase subunit GatC; the encoded protein is MEITKQEVENVGKLARLELTEVEKTAFAKQLSQILTYVETLKQYDTTGVEPTATVLGQVNVSRPDEVRPSLSVEKAVANAPETSEGFFIVPKIIEER
- the gatB gene encoding Asp-tRNA(Asn)/Glu-tRNA(Gln) amidotransferase subunit GatB; amino-acid sequence: MIYEVVIGVEVHAQLRTKSKMFCGCGTMFGLTANSQTCPVCLGLPGTLPVINQAAVEMAVRTGLALNCAIGAHNRFARKNYFYPDLPKGYQISQYEAPICEHGWIEFITGDSKKRIRIRRAHLEEDAGKSVHQTGTNSSRVDLNRAGTPLLEIVTEPDMRSADEVVAYLKSLRETLIYQDVCDGDMEKGNFRCEPNLSLRPLGQKEFGTKVELKNINSFKFVKDAIEYEIKRQTKVLNEGGKIQQETRLWNIDREETAVMRSKEEAHDYRYFPDPDLVPLKISDGWIEELSKTVSELPAAKHKRLKDRYGLSDYLASVLTADKDTAEYFEAATASAVKEGGFSDTEIGAETANWIIGDLRGLQNKVGKTTTEIQVTHEALAQLVVMTHSGTINGATAKKVLEEMVNSGKTAAEIIEARGLKQVSDEGAIEKIIEEVLAKNPAQVAQFKEGKQQVLGFLVGQVMKASGGKANPAKVNEFLKKKLGA
- a CDS encoding DUF948 domain-containing protein; amino-acid sequence: MTMVEMAAGLVAVGFAVLVGYLVPVLVQMRKTVVESQQLLAKMSTDLPPLITELRAMSQNVNDMAEQARSGVEHAAVLLHAMGEVGESVQQVHNVVRGSGGTMLMNVASVVAGFKAATRVMKDRLGKEGGSHNGG